Proteins from a genomic interval of Polaribacter sejongensis:
- a CDS encoding CoA-binding protein, whose product MKNVTLVLGASTNPNKYSNIAIKRLVDKEIPVAALGIRKGTVLGVVIETEKKEFENIDTVTLYLNPKNQEEYYNYIIGLKPRRVIFNPGSENGEFVKLLEENSIETEVACTLVMLSMNQY is encoded by the coding sequence ATGAAAAATGTAACATTAGTTCTTGGCGCATCAACAAATCCTAACAAATATTCTAATATTGCTATAAAAAGACTCGTAGATAAAGAAATACCAGTTGCTGCTTTAGGCATAAGAAAAGGAACCGTTTTAGGTGTTGTCATTGAAACCGAAAAAAAAGAGTTTGAAAATATTGATACGGTTACTTTGTATCTAAATCCAAAAAATCAAGAAGAATACTATAACTATATAATTGGATTAAAACCTAGAAGGGTAATTTTTAATCCTGGGTCTGAAAATGGAGAATTTGTAAAACTTTTAGAAGAGAATTCTATTGAGACAGAAGTTGCTTGTACATTAGTAATGCTGAGCATGAATCAATATTAA